The genomic DNA ATGGCCTTCCCGTACCTACTGGAGAGGGGGtaacgggctgggctgggatcgcTGCCCCCTGCTAGCCAGGGGCCGAGCCCTTTGCACGGGGTGCAGGCGTGCGATGGCACGGGGGGGGGGTAATTGTGCGATTGCACCACTGTTCCCTGCTGGCAGGTCTGTGTGTGCTGCCACGCTCGGCTCGCTGGGCACAGCGAGTGTGTGCGCATTTGCACCAGCGCCCTGTTTGCACGTGTGGTGGGGGAAGCTAGCCAGTGCCCTGGTGCACCTGAcccactgctccctgcagggcgggggggggaggaagacagCTGGATGCAGCCCTGTGACTGgcaggttgggggaaggggagatctGGGGCAttcccctgagccccacccccccctGACTCCTCTTGCACCTACACCATCTTGCACACCCACCCTTGCACACTTCTGCCCATTGCACACCCAGCCGCTTGCACATTAAATCCTGGCCTGTCACACATCTCACACCACCCTCCTcgcactcccagccccacccacttcCGCACCTCACCCCCAGTCTCCTGCACACCCAACCATACCCCCTTGCACGACCAGCCCCGCTCTCTCGCACGCCGGCtccgggggagggagggctcaCCGTGAGCAGGTGCACCAGGTCCTTGTTGGCGGCGAAGGGCGGCGTGGCCTGCTGCAGCGCCTGCAGCTCCTGCGCCTGCTGGTACAGGCCCTGCAGCTTGCTGAGGTTCAGCTGCCCCCCCAGGCGGTCGGGCAGGGCCTCGTGCAGGGACACCAGGTCCTTGAGGTGCACCCCCACGATGGGGATCTTGAACCCGCTGCACTCGCCGTAGGCCCGCCGGTAGGCGCCGTAGTTGCAGCAGGAGGAGAGCAGCTCGGTCATCTCCGCCAGcgtctggggggcagggcggggcgggggagaagtCAGAGATcaggcccccagccccagctctgcggaggcccctggctggggggggggcggcccccatgtggggaggaggagaaatggcCCTGGGGGGCGAGCGATGGTCGGGGGGGcagctgggaccccccccccctcgctaGCTAGGGCCAGTTGTAGGGGAGCTGTCAAGGGCGCCCCGGGGGGTTGTGGGTGCGCGGGGCGGCCTGGGCCCACCTTGGTGACCTCCTGCGGCAGCAGCGCGTGGGTGTCCTTCAGGCGGGAGATCGCGCTGTGGCACAGGCCGCCCAGCACCGCCATCAGCGTGTTGAAGTTCTGCAGCTGGCGCAGCTTCTGCGGGGGAgagagttgggggggggagtCAGGCATCTGGCCCAGTGTCCTCCCCCCCCAATCCGGCTCAGGGCCGGCCCCCCGGCTCCAACTACCCAGGCCCCTGCTGTGTCACATGTGCACACTTCCACGCACACGTGCTCATGCACGTGTACTCCCTTGCACACACGAGTATTTTCATGCACATACCCTTGCACACTCATGCCCTTGCGCTGCCTCACACACGTATAGATGTGCACACGCCTGTACTTTCCTGCATGCACCCTCTCATgccctctcacacacacttgtgcatgcacacacgcgcatgcatgcacacacccatGCACACCCACATGCATGTAGACACACCTGCACTGTCACACGCACCTCCGTGCATTCACACACACGCCCCTGCATGCACATGCACACGTTCACATGTGCGTGCTCACGCAACCCCCTGGCACGCCCcgattcccccacccctcctgggcctgcttcccccttccccacagtgcccccttcAGCCCCCATCCCCGGTGGCAGCTAGCAGGAGGGCACCCTCACCTGTGTGACGCGGATGAATTTGGTGAAGACCTCGGCTCGCTGCTGCGGCGTGGGCCGGTTGAGGATCATGACCTGCACCCACTGGGAGATGCTGTTGCAAAGGGCCACAGAGCGTTCCAGGGCCAGGTTTTCCCGCACGGAGCCCTGCAGCACGTAGCTCCTGTAATCCACGTACTGCCCAGGGCagcggggagagagggagagacggAGGGGAACTCAGTAACCGAGGCAGCCATTCCACCGAGCTGCTCTCCGACCCGGGGAGGCAGAGCTGGCCGAGGCCGAGGAGCTGGTGTCAGTAGTGGGATCCACTGAGCTGCTCTGCAGGGGCTGGTGGGAGAAGTGGGATCTACGCTGCCGCTCTCCGACCCGGGGAGGCAGAGCTGGccgaggcccaggggctggtgtTAGCAGTGGGATCCACTGAGCTGCTCTGCAGGGGCTGGTGGGAGCAGTGGGATCTACGCTGCCGCTCTCCGACCCGGGGAGGCAGAGCTGGccgaggcccaggggctggtgtTAGCAGTGGGATCTCTCCTGACCCTTCCTCTTTCCAGCGCTGCTCAATCCCTCCGGCGCGAGCTTAGCGCGATCGCCGCTGGTGCAGCCATTCGCCCCAAAGAGGCGTgggcgggggggccggggaggctgcagggggcaggcgaggcgcagggccgggggcagggcgctCACCGAGATGCGGCAGAAGGCTTTGAACTCCAGGTAGCTGAGGTGCTCGGCCAGCTCCGCCGCGTCCAGGTGGTCGAAGAGCAGAGACACTTTCCGCTTCTTGTTGCAGCTGGGGCTGCTCTGGTAGCTGAGCTTGCGGGTCCAGCTgcgagggggggggcaggttagACGGGCCGGGGCACTGGTGCCTGCACAATCGCCCCCTGTCTGTGCAGGCCCCACATACCggtgcacacacaccccatgggCCCATGCACACCCACACCCTGTGTGCAAACACACTCACTCGTGCACACCCCACACACTGGTGCACACACACCCATGTGCCCAGGCACACCTACACCGCACACACTCGTGCACACACCCCCATGTGCCCGTGCACACCTACACCCTGTGCACAAACACACTCGTGCACACCCCGCACACTGGTGCACACACACCCACGTGCCTGTGCACACCTATACCCCATGTACAAATACACTCACTTGTGTACACCCTGCACACTGGTGCACACCCACCCACGTGCCCAGGCATACCTACACCCTGCACACTGGTGCACACCCCACACACTGGTGCACACACCCCATGTGCCCGTGCACACCTACACCCTGTGCACAAACACACTCGTGCACACCCCACACACTTGTGCACACCCCCATGTGCCCATTCACACCTACACCCCATGCACAAACACACTCACTTGTGTACACCCTGCACACTTGTGCATGCACCCCCATGTGCCTAGGCACACCCACACCCTGTGCACAAACACACTCAcctgtgcccagccccacccacctaTGCAATCCTACCATCTCCAGATGCCCGGGCACAGGGCCCGTGGGGAGGGCagggatgtgggggaaggggaggcagggagcaggagtggCCAGGCAGGGTCTGTCCTTACACGTGGGTCGTGTCCGCTGGCTGGCACCGCCCATGGGCCTTGGCCTGCACGGCCTGCCAGAGCTCGCCCATGGCCTCCTCCAGCCGGGGCTCCAGGCGAAAGGCCTCGGGGTGATGCGTGATCCAgtacctgggggggcagggagcgcgGGGCGGGTTAGGGCATCggctgcagggggggcagggagcgttggaggaggagggggagcacTGGGGGAACGGGGTGCATTGGAGGGGTTGGGAATGTTGGTGtgtgggggcagcggggggcaggggagcgaTGGGGGGatgcggggtgggggagcagtgggggaggggggagcgatggggagcagtggggggcacagagggagcagtgggggaggggggagcgatgggggagcagtggggggcggggggctcgcaCCTGACGAAGTTGCAGATCCGTTGGCGTCTTTCCATCTGACCCTCCCCAGACGCCTCCCGGTAGGTGGCTGCGAGTTAAGGCTCCATCCCCCTTGGAATCcccgggaatagaacccaggagtcctgagagcccccccgccgcccccccggcttgcagcgccccctgctgggggtgacCCGCCCCCCTCAGTGCAGCGCCCaggggcccctccctgccccagcccgagctcagccccctcccggCCTGGCCGGGCCCCGGGCCGCGGGGGAGGATATAGCGCCAGCAGGCAGCGGGCGAGGTCAGCCGAGGGCACCACCCAGCTGTGCACGGTCAGGGTCATGTTCACCGTGTAGTCGCTCCGGCACAGGCTCCCGTCCAGGTCTGGGGAGGCAAAGGCAGGGGAAGGGTTAacggcaccggggggggggggcggtgaggaCCAGtaatggggcaggggggacatTGGCCGCATGGGACGGGGCAGCTGGATTCCACCCCATTGGGAGTCACAGGTTCTCAGCCCTTCtcctctggtgggggggggggggtaactggcagggcagggggctgcgggtcgggagtgaggggcaccggcagagctgggggcggctgggctgggtaccagggggctgcgggtcgggagtgaggggcaccggcagagctggggggggctgggctgggtaccagggggctgcgggtcgggagtgaggggcactggcagagctggcgggggctgggctgggtaccagggggctgcgggtcgggagtgaggggcaccagcagagctgcggggggctgggctgagtaccagggggctgcgggtcgggagtgaggggcaccggcagagctggcgggggctgggctgggtaccagggggctgcgggtccggagtgaggggcaccggcagagctgggggggggcggggcggggcgcgggggggctgcgggtcaggagggaggggcaccggcagagctgcggggggctgggcggggtccctgggggctgcgggtcgggagtgaggggcaccggcagagctggggtgccCAGGGCGGGGGTACCAGGggcctgcgggtcgggagtgaggggcaccggcagagctgcggggggctgggctgggtaccagggggctgcgggtcgggagtgagaggcaccggcagagctggcgggggctgggctggctaccagggggctgcgggtcgggagtgaggggcaccggcagagctgcggggggctgggctgggtaccagggggctgcgggtcaggagtgagaggcaccggcagagctgcggggggctgggctgggtaccagggggctgcaggtcgggagtgaggggcaccggcagagctggcgggggctgggctgggtaccagggggctgcgggtcgggagtgaggggcaccggcagagctggcgggggctgggctgggtaccagggggctgcgggtcgggagtgagaggcaccggcagagctgggggagcccagcccagagtaccagggggctgcgggtcaggagtgaggggcaccggcgggggggcggggagccccgTTACCGAAGGAGTTGAGACACTTCTCGATGAGCTGCTCCAGGCTGCAGGTCTTGGTGAGCTcccccagggccaggctggccaTGACCGTGTTGAtctccctgggggtggggcaggtcaTTCGACGCCGGCTCTGCCGCGAGCGGATCttgccggggctggggctggcggggccgGGACATTCCACCCGCGACTTCCTGAGAGGGAGGGGGCCAGTCGGAGAGTCATGTCAGGACCAAAccggcatcctggctcccagcccccccctgctctaaccactagcccccactcccctcccagagctggggagcgaacccaggagtcctggctcccagcccccccctgctctaaccaccagcccccactcccctcccagagctggggagcgaacccaggagtcctagctcccagcccacccccgctctaaccactagcccccactcccctccccgagttgggatagaacccaggagtcctagctcccagccccccccccgctctaaccactagcccccactcccctccccgagctggggagagaacccaggagtcctggctcccagcccccccctgctctaaccactagcccccactcccctccccgagctgggagagaacccaggagtcctgggtcccagccccctccccccatcattaGGCCCGGAGCCCCTCCTGGGCTCCTCGCAGTGCTAAAGccacattaaaagaaaacaaaaaaaaagggaaactgagggcaGGAAAGGGGAAGTGTGCAGCTGGCTCTGTCGGCAGCAGAACAGCCCCGCAGGGGCTTCCCCCGGCCTGGCAGACCCGGGGCCCCGGCACACAGGCCCCTCGCTGGCTGGgtctcccccagagccccccaccctgctagGGGATTCGGGAGCTGGGCAGCCCGGTGGTTGCCCCGGCACGCGGCTCAAAGTGGCGAGGCCCAGAGACGACCATGGTGCTGGAGCCAGACCCATGCCAGGGTGGGGGAGCCCGGCTGGCGAGGGTTTGCCAGGCAGGCCTGGCACTAATGCAACGAGTAATCGGTAATGCAGGTCGTGTGACACAAGGCGTGTGGGCAGACCGGGCACTGCTGTGGTGGGTGCTTTCCAACCACTacaccccagtcccctcccagagccgggagagaacccaggagtcctggctcccagcccccctgctctgaccactagaccccactcccctcccagagccaggagagaacccaggagtcctgtctctgagcccccccctgctctgaccactagcccccactcccctcccagagccgggagagaacccaggagtcctggctcccagcccccctgctctgaccactagaccccactcccctcccagagccaggagagaacccaggagtcctgtctctgagccccccctgctctgaccactagcccccactcccctcccagcgctggggagggaacccaggagtcctagctcccagcccccctgctctgaccactagcccccactcccctcccagccctggggaaggaacccaggagtcctggctcccagcccctgctttaAGCATGTTTCTCTGTGT from Mauremys mutica isolate MM-2020 ecotype Southern chromosome 15, ASM2049712v1, whole genome shotgun sequence includes the following:
- the RASGRP4 gene encoding RAS guanyl-releasing protein 4 isoform X1, with the translated sequence MNRKESKRKSRVECPGPASPSPGKIRSRQSRRRMTCPTPREINTVMASLALGELTKTCSLEQLIEKCLNSFDLDGSLCRSDYTVNMTLTVHSWVVPSADLARCLLALYREASGEGQMERRQRICNFVRYWITHHPEAFRLEPRLEEAMGELWQAVQAKAHGRCQPADTTHVWTRKLSYQSSPSCNKKRKVSLLFDHLDAAELAEHLSYLEFKAFCRISYVDYRSYVLQGSVRENLALERSVALCNSISQWVQVMILNRPTPQQRAEVFTKFIRVTQKLRQLQNFNTLMAVLGGLCHSAISRLKDTHALLPQEVTKTLAEMTELLSSCCNYGAYRRAYGECSGFKIPIVGVHLKDLVSLHEALPDRLGGQLNLSKLQGLYQQAQELQALQQATPPFAANKDLVHLLTLSLDLYYTDDEIYELSYAREPRCPKSLPVTPFKPPVVVEWAPGVAPKPDRLTISKHVQQMVESVFKNYDHDQRGCISPEDFEKIVASFPFSYYGLGKDREGPYSRQEITDYFMRACAVFSKLGLGFLHDFQEATFKKPTFCHSCNGFLWGVSKQGYRCRDCGMSCHKQCKDLVELECKKRFHARASEGGTPRAATPAATQHPSSGSEEEAFPFPPVGEQAEERAVVLAGVPAGRRRTRDAWMQTDGTSPTAEGHEPHGGAGGCSRDQKLLEQLQEMEKERNQLLLENIGLHCRNAQLEAENGRLLTGEAEGRRGKVEEGGHGQASLTLLLEGMDSLHLQRDSKA
- the RASGRP4 gene encoding RAS guanyl-releasing protein 4 isoform X2; its protein translation is MTCPTPREINTVMASLALGELTKTCSLEQLIEKCLNSFDLDGSLCRSDYTVNMTLTVHSWVVPSADLARCLLALYREASGEGQMERRQRICNFVRYWITHHPEAFRLEPRLEEAMGELWQAVQAKAHGRCQPADTTHVWTRKLSYQSSPSCNKKRKVSLLFDHLDAAELAEHLSYLEFKAFCRISYVDYRSYVLQGSVRENLALERSVALCNSISQWVQVMILNRPTPQQRAEVFTKFIRVTQKLRQLQNFNTLMAVLGGLCHSAISRLKDTHALLPQEVTKTLAEMTELLSSCCNYGAYRRAYGECSGFKIPIVGVHLKDLVSLHEALPDRLGGQLNLSKLQGLYQQAQELQALQQATPPFAANKDLVHLLTLSLDLYYTDDEIYELSYAREPRCPKSLPVTPFKPPVVVEWAPGVAPKPDRLTISKHVQQMVESVFKNYDHDQRGCISPEDFEKIVASFPFSYYGLGKDREGPYSRQEITDYFMRACAVFSKLGLGFLHDFQEATFKKPTFCHSCNGFLWGVSKQGYRCRDCGMSCHKQCKDLVELECKKRFHARASEGGTPRAATPAATQHPSSGSEEEAFPFPPVGEQAEERAVVLAGVPAGRRRTRDAWMQTDGTSPTAEGHEPHGGAGGCSRDQKLLEQLQEMEKERNQLLLENIGLHCRNAQLEAENGRLLTGEAEGRRGKVEEGGHGQASLTLLLEGMDSLHLQRDSKA